In one window of Posidoniimonas corsicana DNA:
- a CDS encoding helix-turn-helix transcriptional regulator has protein sequence MAAIAPDTTDRDLLDHLRRVKSASIGDLEQFLGVTRTAVRQRLSRLMDKGVVDRVVEKQPRGRPSYRYSLSPQGEQLTGDNFSDLVEVLWEEIRRIEDIEVRRGLLKRLANRLAEGYAEQLGNGALAEKMRALSELMDQKEVPFEVDESGGLPVLTALACPYPGLAEHDRSVCAMERLMISEALGETVRLAECRLDGGSCCSFEPTKADAKHADAPANSLPAQT, from the coding sequence ATGGCCGCTATCGCCCCAGACACCACCGACCGCGACCTGCTCGATCACCTGCGACGCGTCAAATCCGCGAGCATTGGCGACCTGGAGCAGTTTCTTGGGGTTACCCGCACCGCAGTCCGGCAGCGCCTCTCCCGCTTGATGGACAAAGGCGTCGTTGACCGGGTGGTCGAGAAGCAGCCACGCGGTCGCCCCAGCTACCGCTACTCGCTCAGCCCCCAAGGCGAGCAGCTCACCGGCGACAACTTCAGCGACCTCGTCGAGGTTCTGTGGGAAGAGATCCGCCGGATTGAGGACATCGAAGTCCGCCGCGGCCTGCTGAAGCGGCTCGCAAACCGCTTGGCCGAAGGCTACGCAGAGCAGCTCGGCAACGGCGCCCTGGCCGAGAAGATGAGGGCGCTCAGCGAGCTGATGGACCAGAAGGAGGTCCCCTTCGAGGTCGACGAGTCGGGCGGGCTGCCCGTGCTCACCGCGTTGGCCTGCCCGTACCCGGGTCTGGCCGAGCACGACCGCAGCGTCTGCGCGATGGAACGCCTGATGATCTCCGAAGCGCTCGGCGAAACCGTCCGGCTTGCCGAATGCCGGCTGGACGGCGGCTCCTGCTGTTCGTTCGAGCCCACCAAGGCGGACGCCAAGCACGCCGACGCCCCCGCCAACTCGCTGCCCGCCCAAACCTAG
- a CDS encoding amino acid kinase family protein translates to MNKPVHVVKVGGSLLRDASAASRLKRWVGDACATNDLLLIAGGGMLVDQLRERWVAGEIGSIDAHWEAIVAMDHNSRSLGQQLDVPLVDSPFAERTGTDFLLVSDFLRELEPRLPGTHLPIGWEVTSDSIAARIAGLLDAGLVLLKSAPPPVTGANARALADAGYVDEFFPTASIGLREVLFQTL, encoded by the coding sequence TTGAACAAGCCCGTTCACGTCGTCAAAGTCGGCGGCAGCCTGCTCCGCGACGCCAGCGCTGCCAGCCGGCTCAAGCGGTGGGTCGGCGATGCGTGTGCAACCAATGACCTCCTCCTGATCGCAGGCGGAGGAATGCTGGTCGATCAGTTGCGAGAGCGGTGGGTCGCTGGCGAGATAGGCAGCATCGACGCGCACTGGGAAGCGATCGTGGCGATGGATCACAACAGTCGGTCGCTCGGACAGCAGCTGGACGTCCCTCTAGTCGATTCGCCCTTTGCCGAGCGGACGGGCACCGACTTCCTGCTGGTCAGCGACTTTCTGCGCGAGTTGGAACCCCGCCTGCCAGGAACTCACCTGCCGATCGGCTGGGAGGTCACCAGCGATTCGATCGCGGCAAGGATCGCCGGGCTGCTCGACGCGGGCCTGGTGCTCTTGAAGTCGGCTCCGCCGCCGGTCACGGGCGCCAATGCCCGAGCTCTTGCCGACGCCGGCTACGTCGACGAGTTCTTCCCAACGGCGTCAATCGGCTTGCGGGAGGTGCTCTTTCAGACCCTCTAG
- a CDS encoding ATP-grasp domain-containing protein, translating into MQVLVYEWVSGGGLLEHDGPLPPSLLREGSSMAKAVAEDFACLPGAEVLLLRDNRAMGLAAKGCRIQTVDSPGERDELLEQQFHEADAVLLIAPETDGSLLRLCQHAEQAGARLISPGSAFIEIAGDKGRTADLLAAAGVRVPGGVTVDEGALLPSNHPYPAVLKPIDGAGSEDTYLMYDSSEHPPDYAWAQRLEPFVSGMAASVAVLLSDAGPTPLMPCRQRLSADGRFRYLGGSAPLDPGLAERAEAISLQAIAAMPKTRGYVGLDIVLGADPSGVEDHVIEINPRLTTSYAGLRFAATSSLAQAMLDSARGEPVQLDFDQRAIIFDPDGIVSYVEP; encoded by the coding sequence GTGCAGGTGCTGGTCTACGAATGGGTCTCCGGCGGCGGGCTGCTGGAGCACGACGGACCGCTTCCCCCCTCGCTGCTGCGCGAGGGTAGCTCGATGGCCAAGGCGGTGGCGGAGGACTTTGCCTGCCTGCCGGGCGCCGAGGTGCTGCTGCTGAGGGACAACCGCGCGATGGGGCTGGCCGCCAAGGGCTGCCGGATCCAAACGGTAGACAGCCCCGGCGAACGGGACGAGCTGCTGGAGCAGCAGTTCCACGAAGCCGACGCGGTGCTGCTGATCGCCCCGGAGACCGACGGCAGCCTGCTGCGGCTGTGCCAACACGCCGAGCAGGCCGGCGCCCGCCTGATTTCGCCGGGAAGCGCTTTTATCGAGATCGCCGGCGACAAGGGCCGCACCGCCGACCTGCTGGCGGCCGCCGGCGTCAGGGTGCCGGGCGGCGTGACCGTAGACGAGGGCGCCCTGCTGCCGTCCAACCACCCGTACCCCGCGGTGCTGAAGCCGATCGACGGCGCCGGCTCGGAAGACACCTACCTGATGTACGACAGCAGCGAGCACCCGCCCGACTACGCGTGGGCTCAGCGGCTGGAGCCGTTTGTCTCTGGCATGGCGGCCAGCGTCGCGGTGCTTCTTTCGGACGCGGGGCCGACGCCGCTCATGCCGTGCCGGCAACGCCTGTCGGCCGACGGCCGGTTCCGCTATCTAGGCGGATCGGCGCCCCTCGACCCCGGCCTCGCGGAACGGGCCGAGGCGATCAGCCTGCAAGCGATCGCCGCGATGCCCAAGACGCGTGGCTATGTGGGTCTGGACATTGTGCTCGGCGCCGATCCGTCTGGCGTCGAGGACCACGTGATCGAGATCAACCCCCGACTCACCACCTCGTACGCGGGACTCCGATTCGCAGCCACGAGCAGCCTCGCCCAGGCGATGCTCGACAGCGCCCGGGGCGAGCCGGTTCAGCTCGATTTCGACCAGCGGGCCATCATTTTCGATCCGGACGGCATCGTGAGCTACGTGGAGCCATGA
- a CDS encoding S1C family serine protease, which produces MSRIVVLVLCAVLASLPARGEAQNLAGGGTPARNEPSLAELYAEAVDAAVAQVAPALVQARAIGDFRALGREAAGTMTGVLLDRRWVITSSFGLQRRPDVLIVTLPGGATRSASLVSIDHSRQTALLRLAEEAPHAPPPLEPRTDPQPGETAIGVGAAYEASSPNLSVGIVSAASRRLGRAVQTDAAVSPANYGGLLIDLRGRVLGLLIPTGEVDGQTGGAEWYDSGIGFAAPLEAVLARIPRMQSGEDIYRGRAGLALTAGHEFLEPPTIRTLLPGGPADAAGLQKGDVITSVGGVPVANQKQFRIAMGPRDDGDEVELVARRGDDENTLVVKLVAPSELPQPKKKPAEALLEGLKEHLPQAD; this is translated from the coding sequence ATGAGTCGAATCGTTGTGCTGGTGCTCTGCGCGGTCCTGGCTTCACTGCCCGCCCGCGGCGAGGCCCAGAACCTAGCAGGCGGAGGCACTCCGGCACGCAACGAGCCGTCGCTAGCCGAGCTTTACGCTGAAGCGGTCGACGCCGCGGTCGCTCAGGTAGCGCCTGCGCTGGTGCAAGCCAGGGCGATCGGCGACTTCCGCGCGCTGGGACGCGAGGCCGCGGGGACCATGACCGGGGTGCTGCTGGATCGGCGGTGGGTGATCACCAGCTCGTTTGGCTTGCAGCGGCGTCCCGACGTGCTGATCGTTACGCTGCCGGGGGGCGCCACCCGATCGGCGTCGCTGGTCAGCATCGACCACAGCCGCCAGACCGCCCTGCTCCGACTTGCCGAGGAGGCGCCCCATGCGCCGCCGCCGCTTGAGCCAAGAACCGACCCCCAGCCTGGGGAGACCGCCATCGGCGTCGGCGCCGCGTACGAGGCGAGCAGCCCCAACCTCTCGGTGGGGATCGTCAGCGCCGCCAGCCGGCGGCTGGGCCGCGCGGTGCAAACGGATGCGGCCGTCTCGCCAGCGAACTACGGCGGCCTGCTGATCGACCTGCGCGGGCGCGTGCTTGGCCTCCTGATCCCGACGGGCGAAGTCGATGGCCAGACCGGCGGCGCGGAGTGGTACGACTCGGGGATTGGCTTTGCAGCGCCGCTCGAGGCGGTGCTCGCTCGGATCCCAAGGATGCAGTCGGGCGAAGACATCTACCGAGGTCGGGCCGGTCTCGCGCTAACCGCTGGGCACGAATTCCTCGAGCCGCCAACGATCCGCACGCTGCTCCCAGGCGGTCCGGCGGACGCAGCCGGCCTCCAGAAAGGGGACGTGATCACTTCGGTGGGCGGCGTTCCGGTCGCCAACCAGAAGCAGTTCCGTATCGCCATGGGGCCGCGCGACGACGGTGATGAGGTCGAGTTGGTTGCGCGGCGTGGCGACGACGAGAATACCCTTGTTGTCAAGCTGGTCGCTCCCTCGGAGCTGCCCCAGCCGAAGAAGAAACCAGCCGAGGCATTGCTAGAGGGTCTGAAAGAGCACCTCCCGCAAGCCGATTGA
- a CDS encoding hydantoinase/oxoprolinase family protein yields the protein MSTAGAWLGLDIGGANLKAANTSGYAKQVAFPLWRQPESLGDAVRQLVDASPRSERLAVTMTGELADCFASKPEGVRAIIDAVEQAAGGRVAQYYNLRIGAFVDAAKAKADCVGVAASNWHALAAACGNFVGAPGVLIDVGSTTTDVVRFDREGPTTQSITDTDRLLAGELLYQGVGRTPVCAVVRSLPLQGHECPVAAELFATVADAARLLGRAEESADCETADGRPATRAFSAARLARMVCADASELSPDEITAVASRVVHALEQHLADCLSRRLLEDHGLTQQVITSGAGEWLARSASEKVAPDTPLLSLSALIGDAQSVCAPAWAVAFLAERTEPT from the coding sequence ATGAGCACGGCAGGCGCGTGGCTTGGCCTCGACATCGGCGGCGCGAACCTTAAGGCCGCGAACACCAGCGGCTACGCCAAGCAGGTCGCGTTCCCACTGTGGCGGCAGCCGGAGTCGCTCGGCGACGCCGTCCGGCAGCTAGTGGACGCATCTCCCCGGTCGGAACGCCTGGCCGTGACAATGACCGGTGAGTTGGCTGACTGCTTCGCCAGCAAACCGGAGGGCGTCCGGGCGATCATCGACGCGGTTGAGCAGGCCGCGGGCGGTCGAGTGGCGCAGTACTACAACCTGCGAATCGGCGCCTTCGTCGACGCCGCCAAGGCGAAAGCCGACTGTGTGGGCGTCGCCGCCTCCAACTGGCATGCTCTGGCGGCCGCGTGCGGCAACTTCGTGGGGGCCCCCGGCGTGCTGATCGATGTCGGCTCGACGACGACTGATGTCGTGCGGTTCGACCGAGAGGGACCGACCACGCAGTCGATCACCGACACCGACCGGCTGCTGGCCGGCGAGTTGCTCTACCAGGGCGTTGGCCGTACCCCGGTCTGCGCGGTGGTGCGGTCGCTTCCGCTGCAGGGGCACGAGTGCCCTGTGGCCGCAGAACTGTTCGCCACCGTCGCCGACGCGGCCCGCTTGCTTGGGCGTGCCGAGGAGTCGGCCGACTGCGAAACGGCAGACGGCCGCCCCGCCACGCGGGCGTTTTCCGCCGCACGCCTGGCCAGAATGGTCTGCGCCGACGCCTCGGAGCTTTCACCCGACGAGATAACGGCGGTGGCGTCCCGCGTTGTGCATGCCTTGGAGCAGCACCTCGCCGACTGCCTTTCGCGGCGATTGCTGGAGGATCATGGATTGACCCAACAGGTCATCACGTCGGGCGCCGGTGAGTGGCTCGCTCGCTCCGCTTCGGAGAAAGTTGCTCCCGATACCCCTCTGCTTTCACTCTCCGCACTAATCGGCGACGCGCAGAGCGTTTGCGCGCCGGCGTGGGCGGTCGCTTTCCTCGCCGAACGCACGGAGCCGACTTGA
- the sufB gene encoding Fe-S cluster assembly protein SufB — translation MATETLPFKEAPKDTVGEINKYDFVTQTTGVFKARKGLNREVVEQISEMKGEPDWMREFRLRSLEIFESKPMPEWGGDINIKFDDVYYYLKPTEGQGKTWEDVPQEIKDTFDKLGIPEAERKFLAGVKAQFESEVVYGSLHEDLAKKGVIFTDTDTAVKEHPELLREYFGKIIPPEDNKFAALNSAVWSGGSFIYVPPGVKIDFPLQAYFRINAESMGQFERTLIIVDEGAEIHYVEGCTAPMYSTESLHSAVVEIIVKKNGRCRYTTIQNWANNIYNLVTKRAMAYQDALMEWIDGNLGSQLTMKYPAVYMMEPGARGEILSIAFASKGQHQDAGAKLVHCAPDTSGRIISKSISKNGGRSSYRGLCKVEDGATNAKSNVVCDALILDPQSRSDTYPYIEVEEQQVQIEHEASVSRIGEEQLFYLMSRGLTEAEASSMIVSGFIEPLIKELPMEYAVEMNRLIELQMEGSVG, via the coding sequence ATGGCTACCGAAACCCTCCCGTTCAAGGAAGCGCCGAAGGACACCGTCGGCGAGATCAACAAGTACGACTTCGTCACCCAGACGACCGGCGTGTTCAAGGCCCGCAAGGGACTGAACCGCGAGGTGGTAGAGCAGATCTCCGAGATGAAGGGCGAGCCGGACTGGATGCGCGAGTTCCGGCTCCGCTCGCTGGAGATCTTCGAGTCGAAGCCGATGCCCGAGTGGGGCGGCGACATCAACATCAAGTTCGATGACGTCTACTACTACCTCAAGCCGACCGAGGGCCAGGGCAAGACCTGGGAGGACGTCCCCCAGGAGATCAAGGACACCTTCGACAAGCTGGGCATCCCCGAGGCCGAGCGGAAGTTCCTGGCCGGCGTGAAAGCCCAGTTCGAGAGCGAGGTGGTGTACGGTTCGCTGCACGAGGACCTCGCCAAGAAGGGCGTGATCTTCACCGACACCGACACCGCCGTGAAGGAGCACCCCGAGCTGCTCCGCGAGTACTTCGGCAAGATCATCCCACCGGAGGACAACAAGTTCGCCGCGCTCAACTCGGCGGTCTGGTCGGGCGGCTCGTTCATCTACGTGCCGCCGGGCGTGAAGATCGACTTCCCGCTGCAGGCCTACTTCCGCATCAACGCGGAGAGCATGGGCCAGTTCGAGCGGACGCTGATCATCGTCGACGAGGGCGCCGAGATCCACTACGTGGAGGGCTGCACCGCGCCGATGTACTCGACCGAGAGCCTGCACTCGGCCGTGGTGGAGATCATCGTCAAGAAGAACGGCCGCTGCCGCTACACCACCATCCAGAACTGGGCCAACAACATCTACAACCTGGTGACCAAGCGGGCCATGGCCTACCAGGACGCCCTGATGGAGTGGATCGACGGCAACCTGGGCAGCCAGCTCACCATGAAGTACCCGGCCGTGTACATGATGGAGCCGGGCGCGAGGGGCGAGATCCTCTCGATCGCGTTCGCGTCGAAGGGCCAGCACCAGGACGCCGGCGCCAAGCTGGTGCACTGCGCCCCGGACACGTCGGGCCGCATCATCAGCAAGAGCATCAGCAAGAACGGCGGCCGCAGCAGCTACCGCGGCCTGTGCAAGGTGGAGGACGGCGCCACCAACGCCAAGAGCAACGTGGTGTGCGACGCGCTGATCCTCGACCCCCAGAGCCGCAGCGACACCTACCCCTACATCGAGGTCGAGGAGCAGCAGGTCCAGATCGAGCACGAGGCCAGCGTCTCGCGGATCGGCGAGGAGCAGCTGTTCTACCTCATGAGCCGCGGCCTGACCGAGGCCGAGGCCAGCAGCATGATTGTCAGCGGGTTCATCGAGCCGCTGATCAAGGAGCTGCCCATGGAATACGCCGTGGAGATGAACCGCCTGATCGAGCTGCAGATGGAAGGCAGCGTCGGCTAA
- a CDS encoding Rieske (2Fe-2S) protein — MSFHSVGSVDEFPDPSSTLVEVDDRAVALIHAAGHFYAIDDVCTHDGGPLSDGPIDAEAKTIACPRHGAKFDLKSGAALTMPATKPTVAHEVKVEDGQVLVRLSD; from the coding sequence ATGAGTTTCCACTCGGTTGGCTCGGTCGACGAGTTCCCGGACCCCTCGTCGACGCTGGTGGAGGTCGACGACCGCGCGGTGGCGCTGATCCACGCCGCGGGCCACTTCTACGCCATCGACGACGTCTGCACGCACGACGGCGGCCCGCTGTCCGACGGGCCGATCGACGCCGAGGCGAAGACCATCGCCTGCCCCCGCCACGGCGCCAAATTCGACCTCAAGAGCGGCGCCGCTCTGACCATGCCCGCCACCAAACCGACCGTCGCCCACGAGGTGAAGGTCGAGGATGGGCAGGTGCTGGTCAGGCTCTCCGACTGA
- the sufC gene encoding Fe-S cluster assembly ATPase SufC — MTESLVIKDLHVSVEGKPILNGVNLTINRGETHALMGPNGSGKSTLGNAIMGHPSYEVTGGSIEINGEDVLDMDASERARAGIFMAFQRPMAIPGVKLADFLRHAATNVRNPGRKEGEDLIPMREFRKELKEKMGQLRMDTEFARRYVNDGFSGGEMKRAEILQLAMLRPKFAILDETDSGLDVDAVKLASQSIAEIGGAEMGILIITHHDKLLEQNTPNFTHVMLGGRIVETGGEELARELYTDGYDRIRADHPVEAKVEAEMQDEEAAAV, encoded by the coding sequence ATGACCGAATCGCTAGTAATCAAGGACCTGCACGTCAGCGTCGAGGGCAAGCCGATCCTCAACGGCGTCAACCTCACCATCAACCGCGGCGAGACCCACGCCCTGATGGGGCCCAACGGCAGCGGCAAGAGCACGCTGGGCAACGCCATCATGGGCCACCCGTCGTACGAGGTGACCGGCGGCTCGATCGAGATCAACGGCGAGGACGTCCTCGACATGGACGCCAGCGAGCGTGCCCGCGCGGGCATCTTCATGGCGTTCCAGCGTCCGATGGCGATCCCCGGCGTCAAGCTGGCCGACTTCCTCCGCCACGCCGCGACCAACGTCCGCAACCCAGGCCGCAAGGAGGGCGAGGACCTGATCCCGATGCGTGAGTTCCGCAAGGAGCTGAAGGAGAAGATGGGCCAGCTGCGGATGGACACGGAGTTCGCCCGCCGCTACGTGAACGACGGCTTCTCCGGCGGCGAGATGAAGCGGGCCGAGATCCTGCAGCTCGCCATGCTGCGGCCGAAGTTCGCCATCCTCGACGAGACCGACTCCGGCCTGGACGTCGACGCGGTGAAGCTGGCCAGCCAGTCGATCGCGGAGATCGGCGGGGCGGAGATGGGCATCCTCATCATCACCCACCACGACAAGCTGCTGGAGCAGAACACCCCCAACTTCACCCACGTGATGCTGGGCGGCCGCATCGTCGAGACCGGCGGCGAGGAGCTGGCCCGCGAGCTGTACACCGACGGCTACGACCGCATCCGCGCCGACCACCCGGTCGAGGCGAAGGTCGAGGCCGAGATGCAGGATGAAGAAGCGGCCGCCGTCTAG
- a CDS encoding metal-sulfur cluster assembly factor translates to MPIAEDAVRESLKQVIDPELFVNIVDLGLIYEVTITEAESGKSDVAIDMTMTSPACPAAPQILSQSKDAVAGVEGVGEVDIKLVMEPAWSPDRMTEDARDQLGIF, encoded by the coding sequence ATGCCTATCGCCGAAGACGCCGTCCGGGAATCGCTCAAGCAGGTCATCGACCCCGAGCTGTTTGTCAACATCGTTGACCTCGGCCTGATCTACGAGGTCACGATCACCGAGGCCGAAAGCGGCAAGTCGGACGTCGCGATCGATATGACCATGACCAGCCCCGCCTGCCCGGCGGCGCCGCAGATCCTCAGCCAGTCCAAGGACGCGGTGGCCGGCGTCGAGGGCGTGGGCGAGGTCGACATCAAACTCGTGATGGAGCCCGCCTGGTCGCCGGACCGGATGACCGAGGACGCGCGGGATCAGCTCGGCATCTTCTAA
- a CDS encoding family 43 glycosylhydrolase, translating into MFKNLINLAKRGFVGLCLVLACWPAAAADDAAGKVADKPLFRDPVFDGAADPSLVFNPETGKWWMFYTNRRATAEGLRGVEWVHGTKIGIAESADGGATWSYVGAAEIDVPVEIASGEPTFWAPEVTRVAEGQWRMYLTVVPGVFADWSHPRRIVELRSDDLLHWTDAKPLPLANEKVIDATVLQTPSGKWRLWYNNERDGKSIWQASSDDLTEWTDRGKAIGQRGEGPKVFRWRGKYWLVMDLWRGIGVFRSDDADNWEQQPTPLLAEPGVGEDDQVIGQHPDVVVSGDRAFMFYFTHPGRRGPDARKDTAEQRRSSIQVVELHERDGWLTCDRDAPTHVRLLAE; encoded by the coding sequence ATGTTCAAGAATCTAATCAACTTGGCGAAGCGGGGGTTTGTTGGGCTGTGCCTTGTCCTGGCATGCTGGCCCGCTGCGGCAGCGGACGATGCTGCCGGCAAGGTCGCCGACAAGCCGCTCTTCCGCGACCCGGTGTTCGATGGCGCCGCGGACCCGTCGCTCGTTTTCAACCCAGAGACGGGCAAGTGGTGGATGTTCTACACCAACCGCCGCGCCACGGCTGAAGGGCTGCGCGGCGTGGAGTGGGTGCACGGGACGAAGATCGGCATCGCCGAGTCCGCCGACGGGGGCGCGACCTGGTCCTATGTCGGCGCCGCCGAGATCGACGTGCCGGTCGAGATCGCCAGCGGGGAGCCAACGTTCTGGGCGCCCGAGGTGACGCGCGTCGCCGAGGGGCAGTGGCGGATGTACCTGACGGTGGTGCCCGGCGTGTTCGCCGACTGGTCGCACCCGCGGCGGATCGTCGAGCTGCGCAGCGACGACCTCCTCCACTGGACCGACGCCAAGCCGCTGCCGCTGGCCAACGAGAAGGTCATCGACGCCACCGTGCTGCAGACGCCCAGCGGCAAGTGGCGCCTGTGGTACAACAACGAGCGCGACGGCAAATCGATCTGGCAGGCCAGCAGCGACGACCTGACCGAGTGGACCGACCGCGGCAAGGCCATCGGCCAGCGGGGCGAAGGGCCCAAGGTGTTCCGGTGGCGGGGCAAGTACTGGCTGGTGATGGACCTGTGGCGGGGCATCGGCGTGTTCCGCTCCGACGACGCCGACAACTGGGAGCAGCAGCCGACGCCGCTGCTGGCCGAGCCGGGCGTCGGCGAGGACGACCAGGTCATCGGTCAGCACCCGGACGTCGTGGTGAGCGGCGACCGCGCGTTCATGTTCTACTTCACCCACCCCGGCCGCCGCGGCCCGGACGCCCGGAAGGACACGGCCGAGCAACGCCGCAGCTCAATCCAGGTGGTGGAGCTGCACGAACGCGACGGCTGGCTCACCTGCGACCGCGACGCGCCGACGCACGTGCGGCTGTTAGCTGAGTGA
- the sufD gene encoding Fe-S cluster assembly protein SufD gives MTATLSSQGYDQAAFDELLAGLDEPGWMTDRRRDAFQAFCDTPWPSSKDEEWMRTDIRLFKLDQFAKPADPASSPANPGLLTQGVDLGGHVQSVDGDLVSEELSDSLAAKGVLFGGMQRMIAEHGDKLRPAIERDIVCPKYDRFAMLNAAFWTCGAVLYVPKGVAIEEPLHALSVLGAEKSADLSRTLVVLEDGAEATLLAETASASPDAAGLHCGAIELIVGAGAKLRYVNLQNWNNKVWHFAHQKAVVGKQGQLQWTIGALGAKLAKVNQHVALEGSDAEAQVNGAMFTQGRQHLTYNTHQHHEAPYCRSDLLYKTALQDKSRTVWRGMIKVDKPAQRTDAYQRNDNLMLSEHSRADSIPGLEIEADDVRCTHGSTSGKVDESQIFYAMTRGYTRKEAVRMIVSGFFQQIFDRITIESVREALGEAIGQRVQDLSNQ, from the coding sequence ATGACCGCTACGCTTTCTTCCCAGGGATACGACCAGGCAGCCTTCGATGAGCTGCTCGCCGGGCTCGACGAGCCGGGCTGGATGACCGACCGCCGCCGCGACGCCTTCCAGGCGTTTTGCGACACGCCGTGGCCCTCGTCGAAGGACGAGGAGTGGATGCGGACCGACATCCGGCTGTTCAAGCTCGACCAGTTCGCCAAGCCGGCCGATCCGGCCTCCAGCCCCGCCAACCCGGGCCTGCTGACCCAGGGCGTTGACTTGGGCGGCCACGTGCAGTCGGTCGACGGCGACCTCGTCAGCGAGGAGCTCTCGGACTCGCTGGCGGCCAAGGGCGTGCTGTTCGGCGGGATGCAGCGGATGATCGCCGAGCACGGCGACAAGCTCCGCCCGGCGATCGAGCGGGACATCGTCTGCCCGAAGTACGACCGCTTCGCGATGCTCAACGCGGCGTTCTGGACCTGCGGCGCCGTGCTGTACGTTCCCAAGGGCGTGGCGATTGAAGAGCCGCTGCACGCGTTGTCGGTGCTGGGCGCCGAGAAGTCGGCCGACCTCTCCCGCACGCTGGTCGTGCTGGAGGACGGCGCCGAGGCGACCCTGCTGGCCGAGACCGCCAGCGCCTCGCCCGACGCCGCCGGGCTGCACTGCGGCGCGATCGAGCTGATCGTCGGCGCCGGCGCCAAGCTGCGGTACGTCAACCTGCAGAACTGGAACAACAAGGTCTGGCACTTCGCCCACCAGAAGGCGGTGGTCGGCAAGCAGGGCCAGCTGCAATGGACCATCGGCGCGCTGGGCGCCAAGCTCGCCAAGGTGAACCAGCACGTGGCCCTCGAGGGCTCCGACGCCGAGGCGCAGGTCAACGGCGCCATGTTCACCCAGGGCCGCCAGCACCTGACCTACAACACGCACCAGCACCACGAGGCGCCCTACTGCCGCAGCGACCTGCTGTACAAGACCGCCCTGCAGGACAAGTCCCGCACCGTGTGGCGGGGCATGATCAAGGTCGACAAGCCGGCCCAGCGGACCGACGCCTACCAGCGCAACGACAACCTGATGCTGTCCGAGCACTCCCGCGCCGACTCGATCCCCGGCCTGGAGATCGAGGCCGACGACGTCCGCTGCACGCACGGCAGCACGTCGGGCAAGGTCGACGAGTCGCAGATCTTCTACGCCATGACCCGCGGCTACACCCGCAAGGAGGCCGTGCGGATGATCGTCAGCGGCTTCTTCCAGCAGATCTTCGACCGCATCACCATCGAGAGCGTCCGCGAGGCGCTCGGCGAGGCGATCGGCCAGCGCGTCCAAGACCTCAGCAACCAGTAG
- a CDS encoding alpha/beta hydrolase, translating to MKAALLYAILTALAAAPTWAQTGRVLDDLSLESEILGETRKYAVYLPPDYDSSERSYPVLYLLHGAGDDQSGWVQFGEVLHLADREINAGRVTPMVIVMPNANETHRGYTNHISEDFRYEDFFIEELMPHVESKYRIRRQKRYRAVAGLSMGGNGSFIYALRHPELFASACPLSAYAGPLSIDELKQRRGGSEASPEQIEEHFKKYSILELIKNMPDEQRNAVRWYIDCGDDDFLYEGNSLVHIEMRKRNIPHEYRVRDGGHRWSYWRSALPEVLAFVTEGFHQN from the coding sequence ATGAAGGCGGCGCTCCTGTACGCAATTCTCACCGCCCTGGCGGCCGCGCCCACCTGGGCCCAGACAGGCCGCGTGCTGGACGATCTGTCGCTTGAGAGCGAGATCCTCGGCGAAACCCGCAAGTACGCCGTCTACCTCCCCCCGGACTACGACAGCTCCGAGCGGAGCTACCCGGTGCTGTACCTGCTGCACGGCGCCGGCGACGACCAGTCCGGCTGGGTCCAGTTTGGCGAGGTCCTGCACCTCGCCGACCGTGAGATCAACGCCGGCCGCGTGACGCCGATGGTGATCGTGATGCCCAACGCCAACGAGACCCACCGCGGCTACACCAACCACATCAGCGAGGACTTCCGCTACGAGGACTTCTTCATCGAGGAGCTGATGCCGCACGTGGAGTCCAAGTACCGCATCCGGCGGCAAAAACGCTACCGTGCCGTGGCCGGGCTCTCGATGGGCGGCAATGGCAGCTTTATCTACGCGCTGCGTCACCCGGAGCTGTTTGCTTCCGCGTGCCCGCTGAGCGCGTACGCCGGGCCGCTCTCCATCGACGAGCTCAAGCAGCGGCGCGGAGGGTCCGAGGCCTCGCCCGAGCAGATCGAGGAGCACTTCAAGAAGTACTCCATCCTGGAGCTGATCAAGAACATGCCCGACGAACAGCGCAACGCCGTCCGCTGGTACATCGACTGCGGCGACGACGACTTCCTCTACGAGGGCAACTCGCTCGTGCACATCGAGATGCGGAAGCGGAACATCCCGCACGAGTACCGCGTGCGCGACGGCGGCCACCGCTGGAGCTACTGGCGGTCGGCGCTGCCAGAGGTGCTGGCGTTCGTCACCGAAGGTTTTCATCAGAACTGA